The nucleotide sequence AACTAGGCCCTAATTAGGCAGAGCTCTTTagaacaggtttcaaagtagcagccatgttagtctgtatttgcaaaaaagaaaaggagtacttgtggctccttttctttttgcgaatacagactaacacggctgctactctgaaacctgtcattatgcaaggcactgaatttagccgtatggagtggaattaataaatttgttagtctctaaggtgccacaagtactccttttctctttagaaCAAGCACACACAAGCCTACATTCATAATActgaggtgcctaagtcccaaTTTTAGGCATCACTGTGATTCACAGACTCCTGCTGAAACCTGTAGGctcctaaactcacttggcacctaagtttttgcagtaaaaagttCCCTCATTACCTATTTTCTGCCTCtcggcatgcacactgctgcctcactccaGGCATCTGGACACCCAATTCCTGCCTAAGCctcagagtgattcacaaactggGAAAGATAGGTGTTCACACACCGACCTGATGCACGGGACCCGATCTGTTAGGTGTGCCCAGAACAAGCCTAACATATTGTGTGAGTTCACACAGAAAAGgctgagggagaaggggaggaagacctccctcataacttttagcccagtggttaaggtacTTACCTGGGCTGTGGGGGACCCCAGctgaagagaagggatttgaacagggatctgccatcctgcaggtgagtgctctaaccactgggctatggataggcttggaaggatttgatttaagTCATTACTCCTTGGTAGACATTGATTTATTTGTGTCAGGTGAAATCTAAGAAAAAAATCATCCACTGATAGCAGCTGGCAAGTGTAGCCTTTCCCGCACGTTGCATCTGCAGGGATTCAATATCCCAACTGTGCAGCCATGGAGGGAGCCCCCTGCAGCCTCACTCaagctgaaaatttaaaatggatacaaatcagagaaaaaggttaaaaagaaacatcaatattatctgtcaaatttacaaaataaatacataaatgaataaaaaataaaatcaggttcTGCCAAATCTAGCTAAAaggtattctgatgtggggctccctcagtctttccCATTGAAGCAGtgccactgtggataaataactAAAGAGAGTGCAAACATGAGAACAATTTTGTAGCATGAACTATTAAATACAGCTGTTTAAACTGTATCAtcctctgattttttccccctcttgcaAGTACAGTAAAGAGTGTAAATTTCTCTTTGCTAGTTTAACGCttacattttccacagaaattaATCAAAAACCTAATACTTTAATAGAAAAAAGAGCCGCATTAAGTTAAAATCACGGTGAGATTGTTTTGGtacaaattatattttgcaatatataattaattacatttttcaaaCACTTAATTACTTTTATCCACAACACTTTGTAGATAaagaactttttgaaaaaaattcagataCAATAAGCATAATAAAGGTAAACACGTATCTTGGTCTTCAGTACAAATGGTACAATTAGATAGAAAATGTTCTTACATATTATTCTATGTCTAGATGTCTATTTAGAAGTCTATCACTACCACAACCATTATTCAGTATAGGACAAAAGGTTTAAGGCTAGATGGTCTGTGCCAACTCATTGCAAGAGTTAACTGAACTGTCATAGGACTATTGCCTCTCACATTGGTGTATGTTTTCACCAAAGTTGCTCCTGATAATGGAGTTACACAGGTGCAAAGCTTGTGAAAAGTAGAGATGAACCAGGCATTAGAAATTATATATTTCCTGTCTGTTTCACATGCCTGGACCTGAGCTGTAGGACTGAATGTGGCTCTTACAGCGATTCCAAGAACACACTGATTCCCAGCAGTGCTGGAATCTTTAATAGATATACGTTACATATCTGACCTCCATCAGCCAAGGAAGAGTGGGTTCAAATAAGAATCCTGACAAAATACTTACAAGGTATCATCCATCTATGCAGTTACAAAGGCCAAGCAAAATTCATGACTGCAGTGGAACATCCTCTGAGAACACCTCTAATGTCTAATAATCATCAGGCCCCATATTCCAAGagggaaaaataggaaaatggTCACAAAATAGAGAGGACGCTcattttaaatgcttaaaaattCCAAATCTTATTCCATCAAAGCAAAAGAGTAGAAGCTGCATCTTTCTTGTTTTTCTAGGTAAAGAAAGTACAGTTCTTCTTCCAACATCCATTCAGTCTCCAAAATCAATGGgcagttttaaaaacaattaatacCTTCAAAAGATAAAATCATGACCAAGTAAAAAGATGACAGACAACCACACAGACAATTCTGTAAGTTACTTATAGCATTGGTCTCTCAAAACGTAGTAGTCTTGACCTAGTCAACCACTGATCCCTATACACATTTTTTAGTAACTACATAATAAAAATCAtgaagcatttcacaatcaccttTTCATATATATACTAATGATTATTTTGCTTCATTCCTATATGAAGCTAGAATAAATGCTATTATTTTCAGAAGTAGTTTTAATCACTCTCTCTTGCCACCAGGCTGGACCAAGGCTTGACCCTCCTAAAAAGGTACCGATCTTGAGTTTTCTGTTTAAatgtttctcctttcctttctattTTATGTACTTATCACCTCCATTACTGTAGTAAACATCTAAACATCTCACACTACTTAAATATTTTTACCTTAAcaaacccctgtgaggtaaggaaataCTATTTCCCCCATTTTGGAGAAGAGGAACTCATGGGAAATTACTGTAAAGGAGccatttctcccctttcctgggaaatatACTGAAGGGAACTGTCCTGCAAGAGGGAAGAGGATTGATTAGTTGAGATCAGAGGTTCTCCTTCTCTCTAATTTCTACAAATTTTGTAAACCTGACATTATTGCTTCTTGATCAAAAAGTCTTCGTCATTGGCTGCTAGCTATGATGAAGTCATGCATAACTTTACCTACCGCAGCAGtcctcaaactttttgtattgtgACCcccttcacacagcaagtctctgaaTGTGACCCCCCCCGAAATTAAAAATAGGTGTGTTAATTTACTATTAATTAATTTAAcaggggctcaggcccatcaGTCCTGACCATTGCCAGGCCCCTACATGGGcagacagctcgtgacccccacATAACCACCTCATGACCCCTAAGGGGTCACAACCTCCAGTTTGAGGAGTCataacccccagtttgagaacccctgacctacaGCCAACGGGGAAGTCACTGGTGATCTGTGGGAAGTAGTATGTGTTTTGAGATATGTAGTCCCATTGAGCTGCATCTCTATTAATGGATGGGAACTATtgtgttgcttttttgttttaagtctAATTTCAAGACTCCTTTTACAATGATTTAAAATATGTCATGCTTGTAAATGAAGTTGCaataacaaatttaattttaggTTTCCTATAATTTAACCTCTTCTCTTCTATTACCTAAAGGCAAGTCAAATCTTGCAGAGATTTCATGCTTCTTGTTCTGtaacaaaaaaatgccaccagctacaaacattaatttaattcaattacatttaaataaaagtttagcGATAGCAATTACAGAAATAGAAAGCACCTAAAATACTCACTTTGAGTCCACTTAGCTGGCACTGATTCAAGTGGTTATTAATCCTTTTCTGGACCATGCATGTGTTCTAGCAGTTTATTGTAGGACGTGTCAGACAAATAAATTCAGCCACTCTGGACAAGGTCAACTGCTGAATTTATCtggtcatttatttaaaaaatgctcaTCGCCACTGATAACCAAGTATTTGTAAGCCTGTTTTAAAGTTAACACCCCATCAAGAGAATGGAGCACAATGGGGAATTTCAATTACACAAAAGCTGTATCAGTTTGTCTTGCTGAGAACACCTGGTAGCAGCATAGCACATTGTAACTATATTATGAGTCTATCTTTACAAGCCGAAAGGCTAATGCTTCATTAAATAAACCTTACCTCCTTTAGAATAAAATATCAGTGTTGTATATTATGTCCATGGCTATGGGGCTTATGGTAAGAAAACACTATACCGTCATAAATGGATACCAGTGCATGTCAGCTGTACTCCAGGGACTGCATAATTTTGACAATGTTTAAATTTCAAACTTCAGTACCAAGACAGCAGGACTTCACAATGCTTTTTATTAATTAGGACTATGTCAACTTAGCAACACAGTGTCTCTTAAGCTTGCATATACCAATGCTATAAATATGAGGAGAGGAACTATGTAGGAGTTTTAGACACCAAGTTAACAGTTTAgcataatgtatttttaatgaaGTACTAATTGCTTTTGAGTCTTAGTTTGAGCCTttcagagagaggcaggggaCTATCTACCCATACATCACAGTCGTCATTTTTGCTACGTTGCAGAGAAGAACAGGAATCTAATCTTTTAAATGATAGTTTACCAAGCCCAATACTGTTAGCTTCCACTACCAAGGCAGGTTTTGGAGATACTTCCATTGACAAATTATTGctagttatttttaaatttgcctctttctctctccgTTTAGTTGAAAGACTTGGTCCTCCGTTACCCCTCTCCTTGGTGGTGTTTTCCTTCATCTGAGCTGGATTCAGTTGTCTCTGCTGTTTAACTCTACAAGTCTGAATTTTATCCATCATATTCCCATCATCACTGTCCTCACTAGAAGAAGGTCTCTCATGGCACACACTCTTTTTAATGGAAGTTTTCCAAGTAGCTTGAGTACAGAATTTTCTAATATGACAGTTATCTGTGGCCTTTTCTAACTTCAGTGATTCACCTTTGGAGCGCAAAGGTTCCGCTGCTTGACTGCTCAAACCTACAGACTTTGAACAGTTTTGTTTGGGGTGTTTTTGCTCCATTTGTACCAGGTTGCCAGGTTTTTTGTACTGTTCCTGGTAATTTTGTATACTAGAGACCCTCACATATTTTTCTGATAACATTTTGATTTCCTTTGTGGAGTCACTTAATTGAATTGAAGGATAAGTGGAAACAGTCTCAGGAATTGatgtttctttcatttgtttcaaCAATTGTAaaggttttggttgcactttgTTTAGAGACAGTGAAGTATCTTTCTGCACAGATGTCTTCAGAAATATTCGTTCTCTTAAAGGCAACTTCTGAAGCTTTCCTACCAGATCAGTAGGGGTAGGAACCAAATACTCTGCACTGCTGCAAGGATCATCGGATTGTGTAGCACCagaatattttgtgttttctctTGTTTTGTGCTGAAGTGTACATGGTTGGCTTATACAATTATTAGATGCACCAAGCTCAGACACTGAACAACAGGCAGAATCAACATGTGCTGGTGAAATGCTGAAAGAGGTTCCTTCCCAATCAATGCCACTCAATTGTAGATCAGCTATCATACAGGAAACATAAGAAGATGATGCCTCAGGAAGTTGAGTAAACTGTGCAGCTGAAGTAAGAGAGTCACCTAAAACGCTCTGATATTGAGTGTTGGGTGAAGCAGTTAGAGGAAGGGTAGATAGTGGGTTTTGTAACTGAACAATTACAGTGGAGAAATCTGCAGCTAAAAGGGAATCATTAGATTTGGAGATAATTTTCTGCTGATTTTGATTATCAGGAAAAGTTTTTAAATCTGACTTGCAATTCTGCTCAGGGAAACTTTCACATGTAGATTGCAAATTCATCAGAGACAGAAGATCAGCAACTTTACCATCGATATTtgagtgttctttttcttttggtttatttttcttacctgaaaaaacaaaaagaccaTATATAACAATAGGTGTTTCTTTGCTgtcaaagtaaaaaaacaaaaattaacctCAGCTGTTCAGAATTTATAGTGCTAGCAGATGAAAAAGAGCAGGGTGAGAGAAAGAGATGGGATCTTGCTAGGGCCATAATCTTCCACTGCATATGATGTATAAACAGCTATGGAAGAGCTGATGCAGTCCTGAAaatatctttattatttatttgtgttatgtCAGTACTCACACAGTGCTAAGCACTGGTCAGCTTTCAAACTTACTTCTCTGTTTTTCTTCCAAAACTTCCAACTTTTCCACTTTATAGATGCCAACAATGTCAGGATAGGCAGACTGAAACAAAGGTTCTTCCTCTACTGTAACCACAAAGGACTCTGTGGGCTGATCATCGGCTGTAACATAATGCTCTAGAAAATTAACGAAGGTACATTAGGGCTGAGGGCATGGAGAAAGGGAAAGGACCAAAGCAAGAACAATGCAGTTTCCTTGTCCTTACCTacaattttcaaatataaaaggTCAGAAGCAGAAGATTAGAGGCCAGACCCTGGTCATGCTAAGGCCCCTTTGCACCAGTCTGATGCAGGCAGTTGAAATTCTCCTATCATGGGGGATTTTTTCATGTGAAGTAGTGCCACCATAATACAGGGGATATGCTGGGGCCAAGAAGAAATAAAACTGGAGTCCAATGTGCTGTCGTGTAAGGGGCATCTTTGCTCTCCTCCAGTTGTGCACCAAGTGCTGCTCTGACATGCCTAAAGACTGCCACAAACAACCCCTTCCCCACCAAGGGTTCATTGTTTGCATTGTCAAtcagtttgattttaaaagtgtgcGTTTTCTGCATACGTTCATAGAACAGTTGTCCAATCTGTACTACAGATCACTTGTGCATATTACTGGCTGCCCACTTCCTTTAAAAGGGGATTTTTGTCCACTGTTTTTAGTTACATTACAGAATAATCCATGCATGTACAAGACAGCACCAACCTGGTTTTTGCCATTCAATTTCAAAACAAGGAATTCCATTTTTAACACGTGTCTTGACTATCCTGTGAAACAAAAGCAGACATGGTACCAACTTCACTAAGTGATTTTGCTAATGCAAGAAATATGAAAAAATCACAAACCTattgcaaaattttaaattttgtaatccATGCAAATtaatcagagggaaaaaaatcctattcCTCTATCAGTAGATTTAGTACAGATTCTAAAAATCagaaagattttcttttaagATTGTAATTTTTTCTTTGGTGCAGTTAAATAATAAACTTCAGTTCTTGACTTTGAACATTTAAACAGACCATTAGTGAACGTAGAGGTCATAAAACAGGTACCAGATGAGCATCACTGGAGAGTGAAGTCCCCTTCTCACAAGAGATACAAAGGCTGTGATACTGAAAAACTTCCTCTTACTGCCCTGCCTATCGCCCTCAACCCTAGCATGGGGATGACCTGACACAGTAGTTGTGACAGTTCATTCACTTCTTGTGTCTCTGCTCAGACTGGAGAGTTTTGAGCCAGAGAGATATTGCTTGGGGGGCAATATTCATTTTATCTGCATTGTGCAGTTTAGTtaggtgttgtgtgtgtgtgtgtgtgtgtgtgtgtgtgtacgctgCCGATGTTTTTTTGTTACACTGACAGTTGCAACTGAGCAGCCATCAGATTATAACTTAATTTTGCTATTGGCAGTGGATTTGAACCAGCAACTTAGAGGTTAAAAAGTTCCACATTCTATTAACAACCCTACAAACCACTCAGTCCCTGCTTCCAATATTTCTTTGGGACAGAATTCTGAATAATAAccactgatcctgcaaaaactcACCTTACCGCTTGTCTATTTCACATCTGTGagcattcccactgaaatcaatggaactactcacaatAAAGTAAAATGCATAAATGTGTGCTGAACCAGGTTTTAGGCACTAATCCTGCATATATGAAAACTGGATGTGCTACACAGAAGCAGAAGGGGAAATTACTATGCTATGTACTAGGCATAACACTGCTCAGTGGTGGCTTTGCACCCACGCAGAAAGGAGAAGGGTAAATTGATGTCTTTGGTTATGAGGGTGCCAGATTGGTGATGAGATTGTCACAGGTACAGACTGGCAATGTGTGTGGGTATATCATCTAAGCAGTGCACAGCCTCTCTGCACCCCCTTTTTTGCTGAATTGGTACTAGAATTTGATGGTAATACTGAATTGAAAGTTTAACAGGGTTAGACAATACTAATATTCCGTCTTGACAAGAAAGTATAGTAGAATTCAACAGCAAGACCATTCACTATTGACCATCACAAGAGAAAAGCCAGTAGGTATGACAAGAACTTGTGCTCCCCAGCTGCAAACTGTTACCCACTAAGATTTATAGACCACAGGCCTGATCGTGCATGGACTTTAATGAGCAAAGACTCATGCCCATAGTGTGGTATCTCACATATAGTCCTATTGAAGTTGAGGAGACTATGGCTAAAAGTGAGGGTGTGAAGAATCATGATCTATAAACTAGCATTAAAGAAACTTTTGTACACATTTTACTTTACACTTTACTTTTGTGTAGCAGCAATGACAGAAATGTGACACTGCTTAAGCTTTTACCTTTTTCGAAAGGCAGCACGTAACTCAAGGATGAGGTAACAGGGGGAAGTAAATTTTACTTCATAAGTAATAAAGATTTTCTCCAGCGACAAAAGTGAACAGAAACATGGAGTGAATTCAAAAACTTCACAAATTACCTTACCGTATTGCCTGCAGTTGCTCTGTATCTGTCTGACCAGACTTTCTTTTGATCATGTCATAGCGTGTCAACAGTGACAACAGTTTCTTGCACGCATAGTGTTTGGTCCATTCCATTTTCTCAAAAGCAAATCTCTGTTAAGAAATGCAACCTTAATACCTTCTTATTTTGTTGTTATAGTGTCCTTAACAGTTATCTCAATGGACACTTTAAATATCTATTATGTTTTATACATTGGTTCAATACCCACCTTATGGTAAGACACTAATGACTTCTCAGTGCAAGATCGCAGAATAATGGACATCTATAAGAGGACAGATATAGCAGCCTGCTCACCTGAGAGTTAAGGGAGCAGTTGTatagtagcagcagcaggaatgGGAAGGCCACATTGAAAGCTAAAAATTTTCTCATCAGATTCTGATAATGTATCTCTCCCATGCATGTACCACCACAGATTTTTATCACATTCCACTAGAGTACTCATTAGCAGTCCATTGTCTATACACCATTCATGTAAACAGTGCCAGTAGTCTGAGAAGGTGGAACATCAAAACAGATCTTCTGCCCTGCCAGGAAAGGTGAGCCTTAACATTAGCCTTGGAAATGACTAACCAAGAAGGGTATAGTTCCCAACTTCTGTACCTCAGCCCCAAAACAAAATTCAGATGGATAGTTCTCTTTTATGCCACAAGAATCTACTTGATAAGATTCCACAGTTATGTTGCGCGGTAGTCTGTAAATCAATCTAGAAAAGTCATTGTCCCAATGGACACTGAAATCACCCAGCACAATAAACCTGGGAGAATTCTTTTCTGGGCACAAGAACATAATCACTCACTCAAGGCATAAAGGGCTGGCCTATTTCTGTGATTAGCACTAAATGGCATCACCAATCTTTGCATTGTAAATATCAGTCTCAAAATTTTATCTACAGACTTTTAGACAAAGCTGTTCTACTGTAAGGTGACCTCTTCAACTGTGTTGATTAAATACAATTTCATGTATACATTTCAATTATCACACTTTTGTATTGATAGAGTACAACTAAAACACATCTTAGAGTTTGATTAAATGTATAAATGCAGAATTCTCACTGGTAGGCTACTGGTAGTCAGCCTAGTTCAACAGCACAATGAAGGCATTGTTTATAGCACTAATGCTCAGAAGAACAATATAACATCAATATCGAAACAGATTTCTTGAAAGAGACCAGcggttcacttttttaaaaaaaaaaatctatatatatGATGGAGTTCTCTTTGCTACAGATTAGCAAATGGACATTACAATGTGTCTTTTTTACCAACCCATGACAGTTGCCACCAAATTCTCTTTTATTCTGTCCAGTCTCTCTCGTGTTCTCTGCCCTCTCTCTCCCTTgcattctttccttctctctgtaGGGTTGTTATTTTCAGCTATTTCCTGGCCCCCCATTATTTTCTTGTTTAATAGatcatcctcctcctttcccactAGGCAGAAAGCTACATCCTGCTCACCCCTGTGGAGCTATCTATTAATGGTCCAGATCTGTAACTACTGTAAGTCATACTAGTTACACTAAAGTCAATTGTGCTGTGTTGttttataccagatgaggatctcACCCATTGTACTGGAAAACAGTGTTAATGATAcgttgatctctctctctcacacacactgtagGCTGTTAAAAATCTACATCCACTCACATAACCTCTGGGGAGCATGCCAGGGCAGATCTTTGAATTTTTGGGATGATGGACCATCCCAGAAAAGCCTTCAAATTTGGTAGGTGGTAATTCAGAACTGCTAAGTGAGGACCAGCTGCCATAACTCAACTATTCAGGACAGGATGCGAAAAGGAACTTCATATCTAGCTAAAGCTGCAGTAGTTGTGAGTGACCCCGTTTTCTTTCCTCTCACTACATTGTCCCCTTCTACAGCTATTCTAAGGCCTTAATTTCAGATTTCCAAACAAACATGTATATTAAGGTTGTTGCAAGGTTCTTTCATTCTTCCCACTGATAAAAGTTACTAATTAACATTAATATTCTCAAGTGCATTGCATACTAACAAATGCAACATGTCAAAGAGCTGGATTCTCTATGTATCATTCTGTACCTGAAAGGACAATAAATTTGGCCTCTGGCACTCCGTTATCCTGACCAGCTTGTTTTTGTTTACAAGAAATTCTTCAATAACCTTGAAATAAAGCAAAAAGAGGACATTTAGAAGAAAGTTAGCTGAAAATTCAATTCACTAATTCAAAATGAACCTTTAGCAGGCTTTTTAGTTACCTCAGAAAATGGAAAGCCCTCACAACCTCTAGCTTTTCTGCAAGTAAAACATACACATTAGGAATAGGATAGAAATGTGTGCGATGCAGGACTTGCATGCTCAACCTGCACCTGAAAGCAATGAGGAGCAGTTCATTTTTAAGACATTCCTACTTTCTGATATTGTCCTCCACTGCATTTGTCTGTTTCGCTCGCTCTGAACAATGCAACTCACAAGGGCAGCAGTATTGGTAGTCATGGGGTAAACAGTACTTAAAACTTCCACACAGTTTACATCCACTGAGCTCATGGTCCTTACAAGAGCctacagaaaaaggaagaaagagaatgAGATGAACCATGTTTCCCAAACTACACAAGAGTGTTTCATAAAGTTGAAAGAAACGGAGtaattgtggcatcttagagactaacaaatttatttgagcataagctttcgtgagctacagctcacttcatcggatgcattcagtggaaaatacagtggagagatttatatacacagagaacatgaaacaatgggtgttaccatacatactgtaacaagagtgatcaagtaagatgagctattatcagcaggagagaaaaaaaaccaccttttgtagtgataatcaaggtgggccatttctagcagttgacaagaacgcctgaggaacagtggggggggggggggttataaacatggagaaatagttttactttgtgtaatgacccatccactcccagtctttattcaagactaagttaattgtatccagtttgcaaattaattccaattcagcagtctctccctggagtctgtttttgaagcttttttgttgaagaattgcaacttttaggtctgtaatcgagtgaccaaagagactgaagtgttctccaactggtttttgaatgttataacgcttcctcagctctcgtcccctaatgcccctactctacttgcgctacattgatgacatcttcgtcatctgaaaccatggaaaagaagcccttgaggaattccaccctgatttcaacaatttctatcccatcatcaacctcagcctggaccagtccacacaagagatccatttcctggacactactatGCTAATAagtaatggtcacataaacatcaccatataccggaaacctactgaccgctattcctacctacatgcctccagctttcacctagatcacaccacacgatccattgtctacagccaagctctatgatacaacggcatttgctccaacccctcagacagagacaaacacctacaaaatctctatcaagtgttcttacaactacaatacccacctgctgaagtgaagaaacagattgacagagccagaagagtacccagaagtcacctactgtaggacaggcccaacaaagaaaataatagaacagcactagccatcaccttcagcccccaactaaaacctctccaatgtatcatcaagaatctacaacctatcctgaaggacgatgcatcactctcacagatcttgggagacagtccagtccttgcttacagacagccccccaacctgaagcaaatactcaccagcaacctcacaccacacaacagaaccactaatccagaaacctatccttgcaacaaagcccgttgccaactgtgtccacatatctattcaccatcatagagcctatcACATCAGCctcattatcagaggctcgttcacctgcacatctaccaatgtgatatataccatcatgtgccagcaatgcccctctgtcatatACATTGtgcagactggacagtctctacgtaaaagaataaatggacacaaatcagacgtcaagaattagaacattcaaaaaccagttggagaacacttcagtctctttggtcactcaattacagacctaaaagttgcaattcttcaacaaaaaaagcttcaaaaacagactccagggagagactgtTGAACtggaattaacttaggcttgaatagagactgggaatggatgggtcattacacaaagtaaaactatttccccatgtttattccccctccccccactgttcctcagacgttcttgtcaattgctggaaatggcacatcttgattatcactacaaaaggttttttcccccccctgctcttctgttggtaatagctcaccttacctgatcactcttgttacagtgtgtatggtaacacccattgtttcatgttctctgtgtatacaaatctcccc is from Dermochelys coriacea isolate rDerCor1 chromosome 3, rDerCor1.pri.v4, whole genome shotgun sequence and encodes:
- the GEN1 gene encoding flap endonuclease GEN homolog 1 encodes the protein MGVTNLWQILEPVKEHVHLRSLRGKTLAVDLSLWVCEAQTVKKMIGVVTKPHLRNLFFRISSLTSMEIKLVFVMEGDAPKLKAETISKRNELRYGSSKKPRAAKTGRSYFKSILKECLEMLECLGLPWVQAAGEAEAMCAYLNANGYVDGCITNDGDVFLYGAQTVYRNFTMNAKDPHVDCYTMSSIKEKLCCDRESLIGLAILLGCDYLPKGVPGVGKEQALKLIETLRGQSLLQRFDQWKGQLQCGNVSALTVNKMTHSVCHPGSCKDHELSGCKLCGSFKYCLPHDYQYCCPCELHCSERAKQTNAVEDNIRKKARGCEGFPFSEVIEEFLVNKNKLVRITECQRPNLLSFQRFAFEKMEWTKHYACKKLLSLLTRYDMIKRKSGQTDTEQLQAIRIVKTRVKNGIPCFEIEWQKPEHYVTADDQPTESFVVTVEEEPLFQSAYPDIVGIYKVEKLEVLEEKQRSKKNKPKEKEHSNIDGKVADLLSLMNLQSTCESFPEQNCKSDLKTFPDNQNQQKIISKSNDSLLAADFSTVIVQLQNPLSTLPLTASPNTQYQSVLGDSLTSAAQFTQLPEASSSYVSCMIADLQLSGIDWEGTSFSISPAHVDSACCSVSELGASNNCISQPCTLQHKTRENTKYSGATQSDDPCSSAEYLVPTPTDLVGKLQKLPLRERIFLKTSVQKDTSLSLNKVQPKPLQLLKQMKETSIPETVSTYPSIQLSDSTKEIKMLSEKYVRVSSIQNYQEQYKKPGNLVQMEQKHPKQNCSKSVGLSSQAAEPLRSKGESLKLEKATDNCHIRKFCTQATWKTSIKKSVCHERPSSSEDSDDGNMMDKIQTCRVKQQRQLNPAQMKENTTKERGNGGPSLSTKRREKEANLKITSNNLSMEVSPKPALVVEANSIGLGKLSFKRLDSCSSLQRSKNDDCDVWVDSPLPLSERLKLRLKSN